One Phoenix dactylifera cultivar Barhee BC4 chromosome 8, palm_55x_up_171113_PBpolish2nd_filt_p, whole genome shotgun sequence genomic window carries:
- the LOC103703374 gene encoding vacuolar cation/proton exchanger 1a-like produces the protein MASVEEATRSLEDGFRGKEAVLPPRRTGHGMSSSSLLRRRSDRSVLSKVRSEPLRRLLANLQEVFLGTKLSPLFPAVPLAVAAQCFDFGRAWVFALSMVGLAPLAERLSFLSEQISYYGGPTVGGLLNATCGNAPELIIALLALQKDKMEVLKWSLLGSILSNLLLVLGSSLFCGGIANYTKERPFDRKQSDVNLSLLLLGALCCIFALVFPRSASVGEGDVGAGAALNLSRACSIVMLVAYLGCLFFQLKTHRQLFEPPEDEADSNDDTVSDTPVIGFASAFAWLVGMTAVVAFLSDYVVTTIEAASESWGMPVSFVSVIMLPIVGNAAEHTAAIIFAFKNKIDITLGITLGSSTQISMFVVPLSIIVAWIKGVHMHLDFGLLETGSLVMSILITAFTLQDGTWHYMKGFVLLLCYVVIGASFFILRPSLNQANAINWGVETIPMKSVKA, from the exons ATGGCTTCGGTGGAAGAGGCGACGAGGAGTTTGGAGGATGGATTTCGGGGAAAGGAGGCTGTGCTTCCCCCGCGGCGGACGGGCCACGGTATGTCGTCCTCGTCGCTGCTTCGGAGGAGGTCGGATCGGTCGGTGCTGTCCAAAGTGAGAAGCGAACCTCTCAGGCGTCTGCTGGCCAACCTCCAGGAGGTCTTCCTTGGGACCAAGCTCTCCCCCCTGTTCCCCGCCGTGCCCCTCGCCGTCGCCGCCCAATGCTTCGATTTCGGCCGA GCTTGGGTCTTTGCGTTGAGTATGGTAGGCCTCGCTCCTCTTGCCGAACGGTTGAGCTTTCTAAGCGA GCAAATCTCGTATTATGGTGGTCCAACAG TTGGTGGGCTCCTGAACGCCACCTGTGGGAACGCACCCGAGCTCATAATCGCACTGCTGGCCCTCCAAAAGGACAAGATGGAGGTCCTCAAGTGGTCCCTCCTCGGCTCCATCCTCTCCAacctcctcctcgtcctcggCTCCTCCCTCTTCTGCGGCGGAATAGCCAACTACACCAAGGAACGCCCTTTCGACCGG AAGCAAAGCGACGTGAACTTGAGCCTTCTGCTGCTGGGCGCTCTGTGCTGCATCTTCGCGCTGGTTTTTCCACGCTCTGCGAGCGTTGGAGAGGGCGATGTCGGGGCGGGAGCGGCGCTGAACCTTTCCAGAGCGTGCAGCATCGTGATGCTCGTTGCCTACCTCGGATGCCTCTTCTTCCAGTTGAAGACCCATCGCCAGCTCTTTGAACCGCCGGAG GATGAAGCTGATAGCAATGATGATACTGTTTCAGATACACCAGTGATTGGTTTTGCTAGCGCTTTTGCTTGGTTAGTAGGGATGACTGCTGTGGTTGCATTTTTGTCAGATTATGTTGTTACCACCATCGAG GCAGCATCAGAGTCATGGGGCATGCCTGTGAGCTTCGTTAGTGTTATCATGCTGCCTATTGTTGGAAATGCAGCAGAACATACAGCTGCAATCATCTTTGCTTTCAAGAATAAGATT GATATCACTCTGGGCATCACTCTTGGTTCATCAACTCAAATATCCATGTTTGTG GTTCCATTAAGCATAATAGTAGCATGGATAAAGGGTGTCCACATGCATCTTGATTTTGGGCTCTTGGAGACTGGATCACTAGTTATGTCAATCCTTATAACTGCCTTCACCCTTCAG gatGGCACTTGGCACTATATGAAGGGATTTGTTCTCTTACTTTGCTACGTTGTTATTGGTGCATCATTTTTCATCCTTAGACCCTCTTTAA ATCAAGCAAATGCCATCAACTGGGGTGTCGAAACAATACCAATGAAATCTGTGAAGGCTTAG